Part of the Leptolyngbya sp. BL0902 genome, TTCTCCCGGTTCATGGGTAAGGTCGGTGGTGCGTAGCCAACCCTGGGAACGGGCGATGGCCGTGGTTAAAAAGCCACCCCCATAGACCACCCCCAGCCACAGCCCCGGAATCCCAGAAACCAAGGCGGCTAAGGCCATCACCGCCATCATGACCAAGGCTTCGGGCACATCGTTATGAAGCTGGGCCTGCCGATAAATCTCCTCACTGACGGGGGTAAAGTCTTTCTTGTAGGCCCGATGGTGCCAGTTGTGGAGCGCCATCACCGGAGACCAGGCATGGCCCAGCATATGGTAGCCATCTCGTACCATCTCCACAAGAAATACGGAGGCTAATCCCCACAATCCTTGTATCACAACCGTTTGAAACGGCATACCCGATTGCCTCACACCAACAAAAAACATCCCTATTCTGCCACGACTCAGGAGAAGAACTGGACAGAATAGGGATTTAGCAGATGCCCCTGATGGGGGAGATGGGTTGGTCATCTAGGTGGCGGCGGTGCCTTCCTCTTCCTCTGGCACGCCAATCGACCGCGATAGTTCAACGCCGTTTTGCTCTAGCACCACAATGGGTTCGTTGCCGCGCATATCAATGCGCTTCACCAACACCGATCCGCCAGCCACCCGCTGACCAGCCATCACATACCGCCCCGTCGGTTCGCTGGGAGATTGCACAATGGCGTAGGTGCGATCTCCGATGGTGACAACGCCTGTAACCACAACCTCACGGGCCTGGGTCGGCTCTGGTAAGGGCGGCAAGGGGGCTAGGGCCACCGGAGGCTGACCCGGTTGTCCAGACCCTGCGGTTCCCCCCGGCGTGGTTGGGCTGCCCCCTGGCGCTGCCCCCGTTGGCGAACCCGCCCCTGGCGAACCCGCCCCCGGAGCGGTTGCCCCCGGAGCCGTTGCTGTTGGGGCAGTTGCCGTTGGAGCCGCTGGAATACCACCTGGTACTGGGCCAGCCGCTGGAATGACCGGAGCCGGAGGGGGTGGCGTGACTACAGGGGGCGGCGGAATGGGCACCGTCGCGAAGGGGTCGGGGCGACGGTTGTTGATTTGCCGCACCCGTTCCTCAGGGTCGGTAGATTGAATCAGCTCTGCCCTGGCAATGTTGGCCAGTTGAGGGGCAGCGGGCACCATGGGCGTGGCAAAGTTAGGATCGCCTTCTACGGGCGCTTGATCGATGGGAACCTGATCAATAGGCACTTGGTCAATGGGCTGCTGATCAATGGGCACTTGGTCGATGGGAACCTGATCCAGCGGTGGCTGGTCGTTGGGGAGGGGCTCAATGGCAACGTCCCCCGGTTGACCATTCTCCCTAGCCATCTGCTGCTGCACGAAGTTCGCCATGAAAGGCACCCCAGCCAGCATCGATAGCATCCCGGCGAGGCTGGTCAGCAGGCTGACTTTGGCCAACTTGCGACTGCCCCAAAACTTGATGCAGAACACTAGCAGGGCAAAGGGGACAAACAAAGACAGTAGCCCCCAGGTTGGACTCACTCGAAAAGCATCTACGAGACCAACCAGCCCCCCCACCGTGGCCAGCAGGACGCCTAAACCAAACAAAATGAAAAAAACAGCGGCTCCCATGGAGGCGTCTCCTTCGTTCCCCTATCTTGATGCCTCAACGATAGCTCAATTATTGATAGGCGGAACGGCCTTAGGCGATTTCGTCATCAGAATTTGCAAGCAGTGTCCGCATGTGGTTTAGCCCTTGCTTCACCCGACGGGAGACGGTTACGGCGCTGATTCCCATGCGTTCGGCAGTTTCTTTTTGTGTCAGATCGTAGAGGAAGACAAACTCTAGAACCTCACGGGTACGGTGCTCTAATTGCTGTAGCGCCTGCTGAAGCCGCATCTGATCTTCTTGGGCCAGTTGGAAGCTGCGATACTTGCTGTCGGGCAGCAAATCTCCCAGACAGGCCGATCCTAAATCTTCGTCCTGCATGGGCGCATCTAGGCTTAGCAAAGACTGGTTGCAGCGAGCCATTTTGACATCCTGCCATTCTTCCACGGAAATCTCTAGGGCGGCAGCAATTTCGTTGTCGTTGGGCACCCGCCCCATATCTAGGTGGAACTGACGGATGACGCGGCGAGACTGGGCTTCTAGGGCTTGCCAGCGGCGAGGAATCCGCATGGATGCCCCCTTATCGCGCAGGTAGTGCTGAATTTCGCCACGGATGTAGGGAATGGCGAAGGAGCTAAAGGCATAGCCCTTTTCGGGGGAGAACCGCTCGATAGCCCGAATTAGGCCCATACTGCCGACCTGCATCAGGTCGTCAAAGGATTCATTGGAGCGCTGCAACCAGTGGTAGGCTTCGCGACGCACAAGACCCACATTGAGGTTGACCAATTGATTCCGAAGGTCTAGGGAGGGTTGCTGTTGGTACCGCTGTAGGAGTTCCAGGGTACTACCTTGAACCTGACGACACGATGAAGCTGGCATAGCGATATTTCAGGAAAGGGCTCGTTTGTCTCGATGCTGGAACTAGGGATTTAAGCAGGTCAGTACTTAAACGGGGGCATTAGCATACGTGTTATCAGCCTAATGGCGGAGCCTAGGCCGTCACAATGTCGTATCTACGGAGACAGCCGTTAACCTTTACTTAGTATACGAGACCGCCACTCTTCGCCCTAAAAATTACGGATTGTTCTGGGAAACGGGGGCGTAGTCAGCCGCCCACCATCCTGTTTACCAGAGATCAAAGCCTTGATTGACTAGCCCTTCCCTTAGTTTACTAAGAGTTCATAGACTCAGTAAACTTTTTCAAAGTATCCGGATCTGAGTCTCCCTAGGTTTTTCTCTAATCCCAATGATAAAGGGCTGATCCCCGTTGGTTGCGAGGGCCTTTCTGGGCTTAGCTCTGTAGACTATCGCTGGAATGTCCGTATAATTGCTGACCTGTCTTTACAGAACTTCATCCTGCATGGCCCTAGGCTCCTCCAAGGTTTGGCCTGGGTGGCACAACGGAGGCTAATGTCACAATGGAAGGGTCTCTAGATTATTTTTCCCCCACACCATGGTTTTCTTTCACTCCAAACCTAATTGGCAACTTTCGGAGCAGCAGGTGACGGCGGAAACCGCCTTTTGGAACCGACGACGTTTCATGAAAACAATGATGGGGGCGGGAGTGGGGATCGCGGTGGCTCCCCTGGCGGCTTGTCAAACGACCCGTACCATCGATCCAAAGCTGGAGAGAACGCTGGGTCGATCCCTCGGAACGGTGCCGTTAAATGCTGCCTTTGCCGATGCGGGGCGGTTGCCGACGGATCAAGCCTACGCCAGCAGCTACAACAACTACTACGAGTTTGGCAGTACCAAGGGCGTTTGGCCCAACGCCCAGGCCCTGCCCACCGATCCCTGGCGGCTGGAGGTGTCGGGCTTGGTGAAAAATCCCCAGACCTACGACCTGGATGACCTCACCCGTCGGTTCCCCTTGGAAGAGCGGATTTATCGCTTTCGCTGCGTAGAAGCCTGGGCCATGGTGGTGCCCTGGATTGGCTTCCCCATGCGGTACATCCTGGAGGCTGCCGAGCCTACGTCAGCAGCTAAATTTGTCCGGTTTACCTCCTACTACGATGCCCAAGTGTGCCCTGGGCCTGCCTATGGCTTTGCCCTAAACCTGCCCTGGCCCTACGTTGAGGGGCTGACGGTGGCGGAAATGGCCAACGACCTCGCCTTCTTTGCGGTGGGCATCTATGGCCGCACCCTGCCCAAACAGCACGGAGCCCCGATTCGCATGGTGGTGCCCTGGAAGTACGGCTTTAAGGGGGCCAAGGCCATCGTCAAAATCGAGTTTGTCGATCAGCAGCCCGCCACCTACTGGAACACCATCGCCCCCAATGAGTACGGCTTTGAAGCCAACGTCAACCCAGCCGTCCCCCATCCCCGCTGGTCTCAGGCCACAGAGCGGCTGCTGGGGGAAACCACCAATCTCTTCAACTGGGAAACCCAGCCCACGGTGATCTACAACGGCTATGGCGACTACGTAGCCAACCTATACGCCTAGGGGATTGGCCTCGTGAGACTAGAAACCCGGCTTCTTTATCGGCGAGTTCACGCGATTTCATCGCGGCCAAGGTAGAAACCGGGTTTTTGAACTCCTGAGATGTCGGCGGGAGGCGCGGGAGGCTTTAGTCCGCAGGGCCAAAGTATTGAGGCACAAAGCTGCCGTGCAGGCCGTAGGGCACATGGTTAGAGAGCTTCAGTCGAGCGATGGGGCCAGCGCTGATCGCCTGGGCATCGAGGATCACCAGGTCGGAACAGCCCCGTTCGGCGTCGTACATCAGCATCAGCACCCAGCCTTCATCTTCGGTGACGGCTCCGGGGCGGGGCACAAACAGGGGCTCTCCGGCAAAGCCACGGGGGGCCGCACTCCAGACGTCGGTTTTGCCCGTCTCGGCGTCCCATTTCAAGAGGGCTTGCAGGGGGGCGTTGCCCTGATCGGCGTGGGTGGTGCCGATGAACAGGTAGCGGTAGTCGCGGCCCATGTGGTCGGGGTGCAGGGTGGGAAATTCCACGCAGCGGGAAATTAGGGTTTCGACCTGGGCTGATTTCGCCGCCAAATCCACGGTAAACCGCCACAGTTGGCCAGCGGGTACTTTGTCGAAGTCCACCGTGCGGTAGTCGGCGCTGTCCTCCAGACTGGGGAAGCCGTCGTAGCACACCGAATCAATCACTAGCTGGCCGTCCCGCTCGAAGGCGTTGGCGTGGTGGAAGACAAAGCAGGGGTCGGTGTCGATCACCTGCATGGGGTCGGTGCCGTTGCGGGGAATGACCAGGATTTTGGTGGGCTGCTTGGGGTTGAACTGAATGCACTCCGCCGCCCCCTTAAAGCCCAGCAGGAAGGGCAATGGCCCAAAGCTGACGGGGTTTTGGAAGAAGATGGCGTAGTTGGGGGTGAGGGCAAAGTCGTGTAGGAAGGCAAAGCCGGGGATGGTGTGGCTGTGCTGGGCCAGGGCGTTACCTGCGGCGTCCAGTTCATACAGGGTGATGGTGCTGGAAAGACCCGCCTTGGCGGCAAATCCCACCAGACGAGGTTCCCCGTGATGCCCTGGATCGACCCTGGGGTGGGCGGTAAAGGCTCCCTCTGGGGCGATGAGGCCGTTGAAGGTATCTAGCCCAAAGGTGTCTAGGGTGACGGGATCCAGTCGGTGGGGTGGGGCCGCTTCCCACAGCGC contains:
- a CDS encoding RNA polymerase sigma factor SigF, whose amino-acid sequence is MPASSCRQVQGSTLELLQRYQQQPSLDLRNQLVNLNVGLVRREAYHWLQRSNESFDDLMQVGSMGLIRAIERFSPEKGYAFSSFAIPYIRGEIQHYLRDKGASMRIPRRWQALEAQSRRVIRQFHLDMGRVPNDNEIAAALEISVEEWQDVKMARCNQSLLSLDAPMQDEDLGSACLGDLLPDSKYRSFQLAQEDQMRLQQALQQLEHRTREVLEFVFLYDLTQKETAERMGISAVTVSRRVKQGLNHMRTLLANSDDEIA
- the msrP gene encoding protein-methionine-sulfoxide reductase catalytic subunit MsrP, which encodes MVFFHSKPNWQLSEQQVTAETAFWNRRRFMKTMMGAGVGIAVAPLAACQTTRTIDPKLERTLGRSLGTVPLNAAFADAGRLPTDQAYASSYNNYYEFGSTKGVWPNAQALPTDPWRLEVSGLVKNPQTYDLDDLTRRFPLEERIYRFRCVEAWAMVVPWIGFPMRYILEAAEPTSAAKFVRFTSYYDAQVCPGPAYGFALNLPWPYVEGLTVAEMANDLAFFAVGIYGRTLPKQHGAPIRMVVPWKYGFKGAKAIVKIEFVDQQPATYWNTIAPNEYGFEANVNPAVPHPRWSQATERLLGETTNLFNWETQPTVIYNGYGDYVANLYA
- a CDS encoding carotenoid oxygenase family protein, translating into MTATQPKPTANAKSYTREDWCSGYRSQPNEYSYWISDIEGAIPTELEGTLFRNGPGLLDIAGYPVKHPFDGDGMISSIAIKDGRAYFRNRFVRTAGYLAEQQAKKPLYRGVFGTQKPGGPLANAFDLKIKNIANTNIIYWADRLLALWEAAPPHRLDPVTLDTFGLDTFNGLIAPEGAFTAHPRVDPGHHGEPRLVGFAAKAGLSSTITLYELDAAGNALAQHSHTIPGFAFLHDFALTPNYAIFFQNPVSFGPLPFLLGFKGAAECIQFNPKQPTKILVIPRNGTDPMQVIDTDPCFVFHHANAFERDGQLVIDSVCYDGFPSLEDSADYRTVDFDKVPAGQLWRFTVDLAAKSAQVETLISRCVEFPTLHPDHMGRDYRYLFIGTTHADQGNAPLQALLKWDAETGKTDVWSAAPRGFAGEPLFVPRPGAVTEDEGWVLMLMYDAERGCSDLVILDAQAISAGPIARLKLSNHVPYGLHGSFVPQYFGPAD